One Streptomyces sp. NBC_00554 DNA segment encodes these proteins:
- a CDS encoding adenylosuccinate lyase, whose product MDEELRSLTERLRGESGASAAYDRLVATEDADELAAALTEPGQPLWARELVAFRLGAAGDRRAFEALVLFLNHREPQRCASAACALARLGDPRTSRAAAALATNELRVAYALHPVRLLAELRAPEAVPALITTLERRLRPHDPHRRVALACVEGLGALGDARARPVLTEALAHPTLAEAAVRALARLPKT is encoded by the coding sequence ATGGACGAAGAGTTGCGATCACTCACGGAGCGTTTACGAGGCGAGTCCGGGGCCTCGGCGGCGTACGACCGTCTCGTGGCGACCGAGGACGCCGATGAGCTGGCGGCGGCGCTGACCGAGCCCGGACAGCCGCTGTGGGCACGGGAGTTGGTCGCTTTCCGGCTCGGGGCCGCCGGGGACCGGCGGGCCTTCGAGGCACTCGTCCTGTTCCTCAACCACCGCGAACCGCAGCGCTGCGCGTCCGCCGCCTGCGCCCTGGCCCGGCTCGGTGATCCCCGCACCTCCCGCGCCGCGGCCGCACTCGCCACCAACGAACTGCGCGTCGCCTACGCCCTGCATCCGGTACGCCTGCTGGCCGAGCTGCGCGCCCCCGAGGCCGTGCCCGCGCTGATCACCACCCTGGAACGCAGGCTGCGCCCGCACGATCCACACCGCAGGGTCGCCCTCGCCTGCGTGGAGGGGCTCGGCGCGCTCGGGGACGCACGGGCGAGACCGGTCCTGACGGAGGCGCTGGCGCATCCGACGCTCGCGGAGGCGGCGGTGCGGGCGCTGGCACGGCTGCCGAAGACGTAG
- the ccrA gene encoding crotonyl-CoA carboxylase/reductase has product MKEILDAIQSGTATSADFAALPLPESYRAITVHKDETEMFAGLATRDKDPRKSIHLDDVPVPELGPGEALVAVMASSVNYNSVWTSIFEPMATFGFLERYGRLSELTKRHDLPYHIIGSDLAGVVLRTGPGVNAWKPGDEVVAHCLSVELESSDGHNDTMLDPEQRIWGFETNFGGLAEVALVKSNQLMPKPDHLSWEEAAAPGLVNSTAYRQLVSRNGAGMKQGDNVLIWGASGGLGSYATQFALAGGANPICVVSSPQKADICRAMGAEAIIDRNAEDYKFWKDEHNQDPKEWKRFGKRIRELTGGEDVDIVFEHPGRETFGASVYVTRKGGTIVTCASTSGYNHEYDNRYLWMSLKKIVGSHFANYREAWEANRLVAKGKIHPTLSRVYSLEETGQAAYDVHRNLHQGKVGVLALAPREGLGVRDEEKRAQHIDAINRFRNI; this is encoded by the coding sequence GTGAAGGAAATCCTGGACGCGATCCAGTCGGGGACAGCTACGTCCGCCGACTTCGCCGCTCTGCCGCTCCCCGAGTCGTACCGCGCGATCACCGTGCACAAGGACGAGACGGAGATGTTCGCCGGCCTCGCCACCCGCGACAAGGACCCCCGTAAGTCGATCCACCTGGACGACGTGCCGGTGCCCGAGCTCGGCCCGGGCGAGGCCCTGGTGGCCGTCATGGCCTCCTCGGTCAACTACAACTCGGTGTGGACTTCGATCTTCGAGCCGATGGCGACCTTCGGGTTCCTGGAGCGCTACGGCAGGCTCAGCGAGCTCACCAAGCGGCACGACCTGCCGTACCACATCATCGGTTCCGACCTGGCGGGCGTCGTGCTGCGCACAGGGCCCGGCGTGAACGCCTGGAAGCCGGGCGACGAGGTCGTCGCGCACTGCCTGTCCGTCGAGCTGGAGTCGTCCGACGGCCACAACGACACGATGCTCGACCCCGAGCAGCGCATCTGGGGCTTCGAGACCAACTTCGGCGGCCTGGCAGAGGTCGCACTCGTCAAGTCCAACCAGCTGATGCCGAAGCCGGACCACCTCAGCTGGGAGGAGGCCGCCGCTCCGGGCCTGGTGAACTCCACCGCGTACCGCCAGCTGGTCTCCCGCAACGGCGCCGGTATGAAGCAGGGCGACAACGTCCTGATCTGGGGCGCGAGCGGTGGGCTCGGCTCGTACGCCACGCAGTTCGCGCTGGCCGGCGGCGCCAACCCCATCTGTGTCGTCTCCAGCCCGCAGAAGGCGGACATCTGCCGGGCGATGGGCGCCGAGGCGATCATCGACCGCAACGCCGAGGACTACAAGTTCTGGAAGGACGAGCACAACCAGGACCCCAAGGAGTGGAAGCGCTTCGGGAAGCGGATCCGTGAGCTGACCGGTGGCGAGGACGTCGACATCGTCTTCGAGCACCCGGGCCGCGAGACCTTCGGCGCGAGCGTCTACGTCACCCGCAAGGGCGGCACGATCGTCACCTGCGCCTCGACCTCCGGGTACAACCACGAGTACGACAACCGCTACCTGTGGATGTCCCTGAAGAAGATCGTCGGCTCGCACTTCGCGAACTACCGCGAGGCCTGGGAGGCCAACCGGCTCGTCGCCAAGGGCAAGATCCATCCGACGCTCTCCCGGGTGTACTCCCTGGAGGAGACCGGGCAGGCCGCCTACGACGTGCACCGCAACCTGCATCAGGGCAAGGTCGGAGTCCTGGCGCTCGCGCCCCGCGAGGGCCTGGGCGTCCGCGACGAGGAGAAGCGCGCCCAGCACATCGACGCCATCAACCGCTTCCGGAACATCTGA
- a CDS encoding 3-hydroxyacyl-CoA dehydrogenase family protein — translation MATPLSDTSLSPLKTVAVIGLGTMGTGIAEVLARAGREVIGIDISEAQAAQAVTALEASTARAVRRERLTEQEREDVLSRFRTFTDLAAAADADLVIEVTPESYDIKQQVFRALDDIVRPETILATGTNALSVTRLAADSARPERVLGLHFFNPAPAMKLVEVVSSVLTAPGAVAAVTDLAIELGKEPVAVGDRPGFVADGLLFGYLNQAAAMYEAKYASREDIDAAMKLGCGLPMGPLALLDLIGVDTARTVLEAMYAESHDRLHAPAPILKQLSEAGLTGRKSGRGFYSYEASNSASVVRDALTPLEGAAPAPGRTVRSVGVAGSGTMASGIAEVFAKAGYEVVLAARSEEKAQAAKARIGKSLSRSVDKGRMTAEAAAGTLDRITPAGSYDAFEDVDLALEAVAEDLEIKQQLFATFDKVCKPGAILATTTSSLPVVACARATSRPQDVIGMHFFNPAPAMKLVEVVRTVLTADDVHATVREVCAKIRKHPVDCGDRAGFIVNALLFPYLNNAIKMVQEHYATLDDIDAAMKLGGGYPMGPFELLDVVGLDVSLAIEKVLHREFRDPGLAPAPLLEHLVAAGCLGRKTGRGFREYARR, via the coding sequence ATGGCCACTCCCCTTTCCGACACCTCTCTGTCCCCGCTCAAGACCGTCGCCGTCATCGGCCTCGGCACGATGGGCACCGGCATCGCCGAGGTTCTGGCACGCGCCGGCCGCGAAGTCATCGGCATCGACATCAGCGAGGCCCAGGCCGCCCAGGCGGTCACGGCGCTCGAAGCCTCCACCGCCCGCGCCGTGCGCCGCGAGCGCCTGACCGAGCAGGAGCGCGAGGACGTCCTCTCCCGCTTCCGTACGTTCACCGATCTCGCGGCCGCGGCCGACGCGGACCTGGTCATCGAGGTGACCCCGGAGTCGTACGACATCAAGCAGCAGGTCTTCCGCGCGCTCGACGACATCGTGCGCCCGGAGACGATCCTCGCCACCGGCACGAACGCCCTGTCCGTGACGCGCCTGGCCGCCGACTCGGCCCGCCCCGAGCGCGTCCTTGGCCTGCACTTCTTCAACCCGGCGCCCGCGATGAAGCTCGTCGAGGTCGTCTCCTCGGTGCTGACCGCGCCGGGGGCCGTGGCCGCGGTCACCGACCTGGCCATCGAACTCGGCAAGGAGCCCGTCGCGGTCGGCGACCGCCCCGGCTTCGTCGCCGACGGGCTGCTGTTCGGCTACCTCAACCAGGCCGCCGCGATGTACGAGGCGAAGTACGCCTCCCGCGAGGACATCGACGCGGCGATGAAGCTCGGCTGCGGGCTGCCGATGGGACCGCTCGCACTGCTCGACCTGATCGGTGTCGACACCGCGCGCACGGTCCTGGAGGCCATGTACGCCGAGTCGCACGACCGGCTGCACGCCCCCGCGCCCATCCTCAAGCAGCTCAGCGAGGCGGGCCTGACCGGCAGGAAGTCGGGGCGCGGCTTCTACTCGTACGAGGCTTCCAACAGCGCGAGTGTCGTGCGGGACGCCCTGACTCCCCTCGAAGGCGCCGCCCCGGCGCCCGGCCGCACTGTCCGCTCCGTCGGTGTCGCGGGCTCCGGCACGATGGCGTCCGGCATCGCCGAGGTGTTCGCGAAGGCCGGGTACGAGGTCGTCCTCGCCGCCCGCAGCGAGGAGAAGGCGCAGGCCGCCAAGGCCCGTATCGGCAAGTCGCTTTCGCGGTCTGTCGACAAGGGGCGGATGACGGCCGAGGCCGCGGCGGGAACCCTGGACCGGATCACGCCGGCGGGCTCGTACGACGCCTTCGAGGACGTCGATCTCGCCCTGGAGGCGGTCGCCGAGGACCTGGAGATCAAGCAGCAGCTGTTCGCGACCTTCGACAAGGTCTGCAAGCCCGGCGCGATCCTCGCCACCACCACCTCCTCGCTGCCCGTCGTCGCCTGCGCCCGCGCCACCTCGCGCCCGCAGGACGTGATCGGCATGCACTTCTTCAACCCGGCCCCGGCGATGAAGCTCGTCGAGGTCGTGCGGACGGTGCTGACCGCCGACGATGTGCACGCCACCGTGCGCGAGGTCTGCGCGAAGATCCGCAAGCACCCGGTGGACTGCGGGGACCGGGCCGGCTTCATCGTGAACGCGCTGCTGTTCCCGTACTTGAACAACGCCATCAAGATGGTCCAGGAGCACTACGCGACGCTCGACGACATCGACGCCGCGATGAAGCTCGGCGGCGGTTACCCCATGGGCCCCTTCGAGCTCCTGGACGTCGTCGGCCTCGATGTCTCGCTGGCCATCGAGAAGGTGCTGCACCGCGAGTTCCGCGACCCGGGGCTCGCCCCGGCGCCGCTCCTGGAGCACCTGGTGGCCGCGGGCTGCCTCGGCCGCAAGACGGGCCGCGGCTTCCGCGAATATGCCCGCCGCTGA
- a CDS encoding TetR family transcriptional regulator has translation MSQPAKSSRTPATPDAPESAAGTRAAAQRLKMRRELAAAAMELFATKGYEATTVDEIAAQAGVARRTFFRHFRSKEEAIFPDHDDTLIRAEAVLNAAPAHEHPLDTVCRGIKEVMKMYAAQPEISVSRYKLTREVPTLREAEIASVARYERLFTRYLLGHFDEHAHDDDANDDPLLAEVAASAVVTAHNHVLRRWLRAGGQGDVETQLDHAFSIVRKTFGTGIGAGRDVAPQAAPASSFTEGDVLVTVARVDAPLDQVMRTIEQALRDRS, from the coding sequence ATGTCCCAGCCCGCCAAGTCCTCACGTACACCAGCCACGCCCGACGCGCCGGAGAGTGCCGCGGGCACTCGCGCGGCGGCCCAGCGGCTCAAGATGCGTCGCGAGCTGGCGGCCGCGGCCATGGAGCTGTTCGCGACCAAGGGGTACGAGGCGACCACCGTCGACGAGATCGCCGCCCAGGCCGGGGTGGCCCGTCGCACCTTCTTCCGCCACTTCCGTTCCAAGGAAGAGGCGATCTTCCCGGACCACGACGACACCCTGATCCGGGCCGAGGCGGTGCTGAACGCGGCTCCCGCACACGAGCACCCGCTCGACACGGTGTGCCGTGGCATCAAGGAAGTCATGAAGATGTACGCGGCCCAGCCCGAGATCTCCGTCTCGCGCTACAAGCTCACGCGCGAGGTGCCGACGCTGCGCGAGGCCGAGATCGCCTCCGTGGCGCGCTACGAGCGACTGTTCACCCGCTATCTGCTGGGCCACTTCGACGAGCACGCGCACGACGACGACGCCAACGACGACCCGCTGCTCGCGGAGGTCGCCGCTTCCGCCGTGGTGACGGCACACAATCACGTGCTGCGGCGCTGGCTGCGGGCCGGGGGCCAGGGGGACGTCGAGACCCAGCTGGACCACGCGTTCTCGATCGTCCGCAAGACCTTCGGGACCGGGATCGGCGCCGGGCGCGATGTCGCGCCGCAGGCGGCACCGGCTTCCTCCTTCACGGAGGGGGACGTTCTGGTGACCGTCGCCCGGGTCGATGCCCCGCTTGACCAGGTCATGCGGACCATCGAGCAGGCTCTCCGCGACCGGTCGTAA